In Blautia wexlerae DSM 19850, a single window of DNA contains:
- a CDS encoding VirB4-like conjugal transfer ATPase, CD1110 family produces the protein MQPVKTKKKLSRADRKQIEAAIARANRTDKKEKSAQDSIPYERMWPDGICRVSDGHYTKTIQFQDINYQLSQNEDKTAIFEGWCDFLNYFDSSIQFELSFLNLAASEETFARAINIPLQGDDFDSIRIEYMTMLQNQLAKGNNGLIKTKYLTFGIDADSIKAAKPRLERIETDILNNFKRLGVAAETLDGKARLAQLHGIFHMDEQLPFRFEWDWLPTSGLSTKDFIVPSSFEFRTGKQFRMGKKYGAVSFVQILAPELNDRMLADFLDMESNLIVSLHIQSVDQIKAIKTVKRKITDLDRSKIEEQKKAVRAGYDMDIIPSDLATYGVEAKKLLQDLQSRNERMFLVTFLVLNTADNPRQLDNNVFQASSIAQKYNCQLTRLDFQQEEGLMSCLPLGLNQIEIQRGLTTSSTAIFVPFTTQELFQNGKEALYYGINALSNNLIMVDRKLLKNPNGLILGTPGSGKSFSAKREIANCFLLTSDEVEILDPEAEYAPLVERLHGQVIKISPTSTNYINPMDLNLDYSDDESPLSLKSDFILSLCELIVGGKEGLQPVQKTIIDRCVRLVYQDYLNDPRPENMPILEDLYNLLRAQEEKEAQYIATALEIYVTGSLNVFNHRTNVDINNRIVCYDIKELGKQLKKIGMLVVQDQVWNRVTINRAAHKSTRYYIDEMHLLLKEEQTAAYTVEIWKRFRKWGGIPTGITQNVKDLLSSREVENIFENSDFVYMLNQAGGDRQILAKQLGISPHQLSYVTHSGEGEGLLFYGSTILPFVDHFPKNTELYRIMTTKPLDLQKEDEQHDKERN, from the coding sequence GTGCAGCCGGTCAAAACAAAGAAAAAGCTGTCCCGCGCCGACAGAAAGCAGATTGAAGCTGCGATTGCCCGTGCCAACCGCACGGACAAAAAGGAAAAATCGGCGCAGGACAGTATCCCTTATGAACGAATGTGGCCGGACGGTATCTGCCGGGTATCAGACGGTCACTACACAAAAACCATTCAATTTCAGGACATCAACTATCAGCTTTCACAGAACGAGGATAAAACCGCGATTTTCGAGGGCTGGTGCGATTTCCTCAACTACTTCGACAGCTCGATTCAGTTTGAGCTGTCTTTTTTGAACCTTGCAGCATCGGAGGAAACCTTTGCCCGCGCCATCAACATCCCTCTCCAGGGGGACGATTTTGACAGCATCCGTATCGAGTACATGACCATGCTGCAAAACCAGCTGGCAAAGGGCAACAACGGCCTGATTAAAACCAAGTATCTCACCTTTGGTATTGACGCAGACAGCATCAAGGCGGCCAAGCCCCGTTTGGAGCGCATTGAGACCGATATTCTCAACAACTTCAAGCGGCTGGGCGTGGCGGCGGAAACGCTGGACGGCAAAGCGCGGCTTGCCCAGCTGCATGGTATCTTCCACATGGACGAGCAGCTGCCGTTCCGGTTTGAGTGGGACTGGCTCCCCACCAGCGGCCTGTCCACCAAGGACTTTATCGTCCCCAGCTCCTTTGAGTTCCGCACCGGCAAGCAGTTCCGCATGGGTAAGAAGTACGGAGCCGTCAGCTTCGTACAAATTTTGGCTCCAGAGCTGAATGACCGGATGCTGGCCGATTTTCTGGATATGGAATCCAACCTGATTGTCAGCCTGCACATCCAGTCGGTGGATCAGATCAAGGCCATCAAGACGGTGAAGCGAAAAATCACCGATTTGGACCGCAGCAAAATCGAGGAACAGAAAAAGGCTGTCCGTGCCGGATATGACATGGACATCATCCCTTCCGACCTTGCCACTTATGGTGTCGAGGCCAAAAAGCTCTTGCAGGATTTGCAGAGCCGCAACGAGCGAATGTTCCTTGTGACCTTCCTGGTACTGAACACCGCAGATAATCCCCGCCAGCTGGACAACAATGTGTTCCAGGCCAGCTCCATCGCACAGAAGTACAACTGCCAGCTGACACGGCTGGACTTCCAGCAGGAAGAAGGGCTGATGAGCTGCCTGCCTTTGGGTCTCAATCAGATTGAGATTCAGCGGGGACTGACCACCAGTTCCACGGCGATCTTTGTGCCGTTCACCACACAGGAATTATTCCAGAACGGCAAAGAAGCTCTGTACTACGGCATTAACGCTCTGTCCAACAACCTTATCATGGTGGACCGCAAGCTGCTGAAGAACCCCAATGGCCTGATTCTCGGCACGCCGGGTTCCGGTAAATCTTTCAGCGCCAAGCGCGAGATCGCCAACTGTTTCCTGCTGACTTCCGACGAGGTGGAAATCCTGGACCCGGAAGCGGAATATGCCCCGCTGGTGGAGCGTCTGCATGGGCAGGTCATTAAGATTTCGCCCACTTCCACCAACTATATCAATCCGATGGACCTGAACCTGGACTACTCGGATGATGAAAGCCCGCTGTCCCTCAAATCGGACTTTATCTTGTCGCTGTGTGAGCTGATCGTGGGCGGCAAGGAGGGATTGCAGCCGGTGCAGAAAACCATCATCGACCGTTGTGTGCGGCTGGTCTATCAGGACTATCTCAACGACCCGCGCCCGGAGAATATGCCCATTCTGGAGGATTTGTATAACCTCTTGCGAGCGCAGGAGGAAAAAGAGGCACAGTACATCGCCACGGCGCTGGAAATCTATGTGACCGGCTCCCTCAATGTGTTCAATCACCGAACCAATGTGGACATCAACAATCGTATCGTCTGCTATGACATCAAGGAGCTGGGCAAGCAGCTGAAGAAAATCGGGATGCTGGTGGTGCAGGATCAGGTATGGAACCGCGTTACCATCAACCGTGCCGCCCATAAGTCCACCCGTTACTACATTGACGAGATGCACCTGCTGCTGAAAGAGGAACAGACCGCCGCTTATACGGTAGAAATCTGGAAGCGATTCCGTAAATGGGGCGGTATCCCGACCGGTATCACGCAGAATGTCAAAGACCTTTTGAGCAGCCGCGAGGTGGAGAACATCTTTGAAAACTCCGACTTCGTGTATATGCTCAACCAGGCGGGCGGAGACCGGCAGATTCTTGCCAAGCAGCTGGGTATTTCCCCGCACCAGCTGTCCTATGTGACCCACTCCGGCGAGGGCGAAGGGCTTTTGTTCTACGGTTCCACTATCCTGCCGTTTGTGGACCACTTCCCCAAGAATACGGAACTGTATCGTATCATGACCACCAAACCGTTGGATTTGCAAAAGGAGGATGAGCAGCATGACAAAGAAAGAAATTGA
- a CDS encoding CHAP domain-containing protein, with product MRKEPRLRFTDEERADPALEKPIRKADRAAAKADKAQAKIPKKQVRQKAVDPKTGKVTTKLVLEDKKKPPSKLSHAVRDAPGDAALGKLHKEIREMEQDNVGVESAHKSEEAVETGVRLFREGYRSHKLKPYRKAAQAEQKLEKANVNALYQKSLRENPQLSSNPFSRWQQKQAIKKEYAAAKRAGQTAGGTVKTAKTVKEKAQQAGAFIMRHKKGFLLVGTIFLLICLLLNTMSSCSMMAQSIGSAISGSTYPSDDPELVTVEADYAAREAALQAEIDNIESSHPGYNEYRYDLDMIGHDPHELAAYLSAVLQGYTRQSVQAELERVFNAQYELTLTEEVEVRYRTETRTDSEGNSYTVEVPYNYYILNVTLTSKPISSVATELLTPDQLEMYQVYRQTLGNKPLIFGGGSTNTSDSESLEGVEFINGTRPGNSELVELAKRQVGNVGGQPYWSWYGFNSRVEWCACFVSWCYGQMGLSEPRFAGCQSQGVPWFQSHGQWGARGYDNLAPGDAIFFDWDLDGSADHVGIVIGTDGSRVYTVEGNSGDACKIRSYDVNYECIKGYGLMNW from the coding sequence ATGCGTAAGGAACCGCGCCTGCGTTTTACGGACGAGGAACGCGCTGACCCGGCGCTGGAAAAGCCCATCCGCAAGGCCGACCGGGCCGCCGCCAAAGCAGACAAGGCGCAGGCGAAAATCCCCAAAAAGCAGGTGCGGCAAAAAGCGGTTGACCCTAAGACCGGCAAAGTGACCACCAAACTGGTGCTGGAGGACAAGAAAAAGCCGCCCTCCAAGCTGTCCCATGCGGTGCGGGATGCTCCGGGAGACGCGGCGCTGGGGAAACTCCACAAGGAAATCCGTGAAATGGAACAGGACAATGTGGGCGTGGAGAGCGCCCACAAGTCCGAGGAAGCTGTTGAAACCGGTGTGCGGCTGTTCCGGGAAGGCTACCGCAGTCACAAGCTGAAACCATACCGCAAGGCGGCACAGGCGGAACAAAAGCTGGAAAAGGCCAATGTAAACGCCCTGTATCAGAAGTCTTTGCGGGAAAATCCCCAGCTTTCCAGCAATCCGTTTTCACGCTGGCAGCAGAAACAGGCCATTAAAAAGGAATACGCCGCCGCCAAACGCGCCGGTCAGACCGCCGGAGGAACTGTCAAAACTGCAAAAACCGTTAAGGAAAAGGCACAGCAGGCCGGAGCATTTATTATGCGCCATAAAAAAGGCTTCTTGCTTGTGGGCACGATTTTTCTGCTCATCTGCCTGCTGCTCAACACCATGTCCTCCTGCTCCATGATGGCGCAGAGCATTGGTTCTGCCATTTCCGGCTCTACCTATCCGTCAGATGACCCGGAACTTGTAACGGTGGAGGCCGATTACGCCGCCAGGGAAGCGGCGCTGCAAGCCGAGATCGACAACATCGAAAGCAGCCATCCGGGATATAACGAGTACAGGTATGACCTGGACATGATCGGACATGACCCCCATGAGCTTGCGGCCTACCTGTCTGCCGTGTTGCAGGGCTATACCCGGCAGAGCGTACAGGCGGAGCTGGAGCGTGTGTTCAACGCACAGTATGAACTGACGCTCACCGAGGAAGTCGAGGTGCGCTACCGGACGGAAACCCGAACGGACAGCGAGGGCAACAGCTATACCGTTGAGGTTCCCTATAACTACTACATTTTGAATGTAACGCTCACAAGCAAACCCATTTCCTCCGTTGCCACAGAGCTTTTGACCCCGGATCAGCTGGAAATGTATCAGGTGTACCGGCAGACGCTGGGCAACAAGCCGCTGATTTTCGGCGGCGGTTCCACAAACACCAGCGATTCCGAGAGTTTGGAGGGTGTGGAGTTTATAAACGGCACACGCCCCGGCAACTCGGAACTGGTGGAACTGGCCAAACGGCAGGTGGGCAATGTGGGCGGGCAGCCCTACTGGAGCTGGTACGGCTTCAATTCCCGCGTGGAATGGTGCGCCTGCTTTGTGTCCTGGTGCTATGGGCAGATGGGGCTGTCTGAACCACGCTTTGCAGGCTGCCAGTCCCAAGGGGTTCCCTGGTTCCAATCCCATGGACAATGGGGCGCGCGGGGCTATGACAATCTGGCCCCCGGCGACGCCATCTTTTTCGATTGGGACCTGGACGGCAGCGCCGACCATGTGGGCATCGTCATCGGCACAGACGGCAGCCGCGTTTATACCGTGGAGGGAAACAGCGGCGATGCCTGCAAAATCAGAAGTTACGATGTGAACTACGAGTGCATCAAGGGCTACGGCCTGATGAACTGGTGA
- a CDS encoding DUF4315 family protein gives MATKIERIDREIQKTREKIAEYQEKLKTLEAQKTEVENLEIVQMVRALRMTPEQLSAMLSGGTLPGMAVRDEQEDTEHEE, from the coding sequence ATGGCTACGAAAATTGAACGCATTGATCGGGAAATCCAGAAAACCCGTGAGAAAATCGCAGAGTATCAGGAAAAGCTGAAAACGCTGGAAGCGCAGAAAACCGAAGTGGAAAATCTGGAGATTGTCCAGATGGTGCGCGCCCTGCGTATGACCCCTGAGCAGTTAAGCGCCATGCTGTCCGGCGGCACGCTCCCCGGTATGGCTGTCCGTGACGAACAGGAGGACACAGAACATGAAGAATAA
- a CDS encoding DUF4366 domain-containing protein has protein sequence MKNKITRTLTAFAAALILMGGFSVPAFAQGAAAEQPAPDATDDSGVVVEESEEAKPLTPDGNATLVDDFGGNKQLITVTTKAGNYFYILIDRANEDKKTAVHFLNQVDEADLMALMEDGQSTEKPPAVCNCTEKCEAGAVNTKCEVCSTDMTGCAGKEPEPEIPEEPAEPEKKESAGLNPAVLLLVLAVMGSAAFAYFKFIKGKANHKNSSNPDDYDYEDGEELPDEEEIELEDEESDELDADRGGGEESEDDTP, from the coding sequence ATGAAGAATAAAATCACAAGAACACTGACCGCTTTTGCCGCCGCCCTTATCCTCATGGGCGGCTTTTCTGTTCCCGCCTTTGCACAGGGCGCGGCCGCAGAGCAGCCCGCCCCGGACGCGACCGACGACAGCGGCGTTGTGGTGGAGGAAAGCGAGGAAGCAAAGCCCCTTACCCCGGACGGGAACGCAACCCTTGTGGACGACTTTGGAGGGAACAAGCAGCTTATCACAGTTACGACCAAAGCCGGAAACTATTTCTATATCCTCATTGACCGAGCCAACGAGGACAAAAAAACCGCCGTCCATTTCTTAAATCAGGTGGATGAAGCTGACCTGATGGCGCTGATGGAGGATGGGCAATCCACCGAGAAACCGCCCGCTGTCTGCAACTGCACGGAAAAATGCGAAGCCGGTGCGGTCAACACCAAATGCGAGGTGTGCAGTACGGATATGACCGGCTGTGCCGGCAAGGAACCAGAGCCGGAAATACCGGAGGAACCTGCGGAGCCTGAGAAAAAAGAATCCGCAGGGTTAAATCCGGCTGTCCTGCTGCTGGTGCTGGCTGTGATGGGCAGCGCTGCCTTTGCCTACTTCAAATTCATTAAGGGTAAGGCCAACCACAAAAATAGCAGCAATCCAGACGATTATGACTATGAGGACGGCGAGGAACTGCCGGACGAGGAAGAAATCGAACTGGAGGACGAGGAATCGGACGAGCTGGACGCTGACAGGGGCGGCGGTGAGGAAAGTGAGGATGACACCCCATGA
- a CDS encoding type IA DNA topoisomerase, whose protein sequence is MMGYKLVIAEKPSVAQSLAAVIGATVRKDGYLEGNGWRVSWCVGHLAGLADADVYNPDYAKWRYDDLPILPEHWQMVVGKDKKKQFAVLKQLMNAPDVTEVVNACDAGREGELIFRSVYELAGCSKPMKRLWISSMEDSAIREGFANLRPGSEYDGLHQAALCRAKADWLVGINATRLFSVLYHRTLNIGRVMSPTLALIVQREAEIDTFKPVPFYTVVLELTDFSVSGERMADKDAAEQQKAACQGAAATVKKVERRDKSEKPPVLYDLTTLQRDANRLLGYTAQQTLDYLQNLYEKKLCTYPRTDSRYLTSDMAEGLPVLVNLVANAIPFRKGIAISCDAAQVINDKKVTDHHAVIPTRNLQGADLSGLPVGEKAVLELVSQRLLCAVAEPHTYSETAVTVECAGAEFTAKGKTVKRLGWRALDAAYHSALKNAEPDKETEDKSLPELTEGQSLSLSGATVKEGKTSPPKHFTEDTLLSAMETAGKDDMPEDAERQGLGTPATRAGILEKLVSTGFLERKKSKKTVQLMPSHDAVSLITVLPEQLQSPLLTTEWEHRLSEIERGELAPEDFMGGIAAMLKELVGTYQVIKGTEYLFTPPREVVGKCPRCGGDVAELQKGFFCQTESCKFAIWKNNKWWELKRKQPTKAIVTALLKDGRAHVTGLYSEKTGKTYDATVVLEDDGRYANFKLAFDRQKGGAK, encoded by the coding sequence ATGATGGGATATAAACTGGTAATCGCTGAAAAGCCGTCCGTTGCCCAAAGTCTGGCCGCCGTGATCGGCGCGACCGTCCGCAAGGACGGCTATCTGGAGGGAAACGGCTGGCGGGTCAGCTGGTGCGTGGGCCATCTGGCTGGGCTGGCCGATGCCGATGTATATAACCCGGACTATGCCAAATGGCGCTATGACGATCTGCCCATCCTGCCGGAACACTGGCAGATGGTGGTGGGCAAAGACAAAAAGAAACAGTTTGCTGTGCTGAAACAGCTGATGAACGCTCCGGATGTGACCGAAGTGGTAAATGCCTGCGATGCCGGACGCGAGGGCGAGCTTATTTTCCGCAGTGTCTATGAGCTGGCGGGATGCAGCAAACCCATGAAACGGCTGTGGATCTCCTCGATGGAAGATTCCGCCATCCGGGAAGGCTTTGCAAACCTGCGTCCCGGCTCGGAGTATGACGGTCTGCACCAAGCTGCTCTCTGCCGTGCCAAGGCGGACTGGCTGGTTGGTATCAACGCCACAAGACTGTTTTCGGTGTTGTACCACCGTACTTTGAATATTGGACGTGTCATGTCTCCAACGCTGGCGCTCATCGTCCAGCGGGAAGCCGAGATCGACACCTTCAAGCCGGTTCCGTTTTACACGGTAGTCCTGGAGTTGACCGACTTCTCTGTTTCCGGGGAGCGCATGGCGGACAAGGATGCTGCCGAGCAGCAGAAAGCCGCCTGCCAGGGTGCAGCTGCCACAGTGAAAAAAGTGGAGCGCAGGGACAAATCCGAGAAGCCGCCCGTCCTCTATGACCTGACTACCCTCCAACGGGATGCTAACCGATTGTTGGGATATACGGCCCAGCAAACGCTTGATTATCTGCAAAATCTGTATGAAAAGAAGCTCTGCACCTATCCCAGAACAGACAGCCGCTATCTGACTTCGGATATGGCGGAGGGACTGCCGGTGCTGGTCAATCTGGTTGCCAACGCCATACCATTTCGCAAAGGGATCGCCATTTCCTGTGATGCGGCTCAGGTCATCAACGATAAGAAAGTGACCGATCACCATGCGGTGATTCCTACCCGCAACCTTCAGGGCGCAGACCTGTCCGGCCTGCCGGTGGGCGAAAAGGCGGTACTGGAGCTGGTGTCACAACGCCTGCTGTGCGCTGTGGCGGAACCGCATACTTACTCAGAAACTGCTGTTACCGTGGAGTGTGCCGGTGCGGAGTTTACCGCCAAGGGCAAAACGGTGAAGCGCCTCGGCTGGCGGGCGCTGGACGCGGCCTACCATTCTGCGCTGAAAAATGCGGAACCGGATAAAGAAACCGAGGACAAATCCCTGCCTGAACTAACCGAAGGGCAGAGCTTATCCCTTTCCGGCGCTACCGTCAAGGAGGGCAAAACCAGCCCGCCCAAGCACTTCACCGAGGATACGCTGCTTTCCGCGATGGAAACCGCCGGGAAAGACGATATGCCGGAAGATGCGGAGCGTCAGGGTTTAGGAACCCCGGCCACCCGCGCCGGGATTCTGGAAAAGCTGGTGTCCACCGGCTTTTTGGAGCGCAAAAAGAGCAAGAAAACCGTGCAGCTCATGCCCTCCCATGATGCGGTGTCCCTGATTACCGTTCTGCCGGAACAGCTGCAATCGCCCCTGCTGACCACTGAATGGGAACACCGTTTAAGCGAGATCGAACGCGGCGAACTGGCCCCGGAGGACTTCATGGGCGGGATCGCCGCCATGCTGAAAGAACTGGTGGGAACCTATCAGGTCATCAAGGGGACTGAGTACCTGTTCACGCCGCCCCGCGAAGTGGTGGGCAAATGCCCCCGCTGCGGCGGTGATGTGGCGGAACTGCAAAAAGGGTTCTTCTGCCAGACAGAATCCTGCAAATTTGCCATCTGGAAAAACAACAAGTGGTGGGAATTGAAGCGCAAACAGCCCACCAAGGCCATTGTGACGGCGCTGCTCAAAGATGGCCGCGCCCATGTGACCGGCCTGTACTCCGAGAAAACAGGCAAGACCTACGACGCCACCGTGGTGCTGGAGGACGATGGGCGGTACGCCAACTTCAAGCTGGCGTTTGACCGGCAGAAAGGCGGTGCCAAATGA
- a CDS encoding LPD28 domain-containing protein, with amino-acid sequence MGANVFETVKQSVPVKEAAERYGIEVGRNSMACCPFHDDKNPSMKLNEEYFYCFGCGATGDVIDLTARLYNLSPKEAAEKLAQDFGLIYDSQAPPRRNYVRQKTEAQKFQESRDHAFRVLADYFHLLRKWEMGYTPKTPEEPMHPRFLEAVQQKDYIGYLLDSFLEDSPEEQKLWIAEHQSTIANLERRVNIMADKPTNRERLQEITAGIEQGIKELFESEKYMRYLSVMSKFHRYSVNNTMLIYMQKPEATLVAGFNKWKNQFARHVKKGEHGITIIAPTPYKKKIEEMKRDPDTHAPILDADGKAVMEEKEIEIPMFRPVKVFDVSQTDGKPLPELASSLSGTVPHYEAFLEALRRSAPVPIEFEAMAANMDGYFSPDQQRIAIREGMSEVQTVSATVHEIAHSKLHNQKEVQLPYDEEYQEVELFEKPALFSNGRISRDDLPEGVYCYDLRGSDEDPGDPVSVENRVVVNHVGSVILVTPLELPESGYLPLTEENGLNFNGGFSTLAQFLQEQKKDRRTEEVEAESISYAVCQYFGIQTGENSFGYIASWSKGKELKELRASLETINKTSCELINDIERHYKEICKDRGIDLTAKQEPEQADIPQEALFLLNDATYLHIQPCDTGWDYTLYDKETMKELDGGQLDAPELSRSAAVRQICEGLELENPSIQDAPLSMIATLQDAACQQMQEQVSQQTAEATATQLPDAQEQALDEYPMPDSEVSVSDMQEYGYLSDGMLPVTRERALELDAAGLTVYVLHEDNTESMVFDTEEIMEHGGLFGVEHEEWEQSPQFHEKVLERQDRQLEREQAFFSHEGSCFAIYQVNRDDPQNVRFMNLDWLQSHNLAVDRNNYDLIYTAPLNGSGSTMEQLETLYKQFNLQKPVDFHSPSLSVSDIVAIKQDGKVSCHYCDSVGFTEIPGFLPDNPLKNAEMMLEDDYGMIDGIINNGPKEPTVAQLEQQARSGQPISLMDLAAAHREERDKKKSVMEQLKSQPRTEHKKTAPKKSAEREL; translated from the coding sequence ATGGGCGCAAATGTATTTGAGACGGTCAAGCAGTCCGTTCCGGTCAAAGAAGCCGCAGAACGATATGGGATTGAGGTCGGACGGAACAGCATGGCCTGCTGCCCCTTTCACGATGACAAAAATCCCAGCATGAAGCTGAATGAGGAATATTTCTACTGCTTCGGCTGCGGGGCAACTGGCGATGTGATCGACCTGACCGCCCGGCTCTACAACCTGTCCCCAAAGGAAGCCGCCGAGAAGCTGGCGCAGGATTTTGGCCTTATTTATGACAGTCAGGCCCCTCCCCGGAGGAACTATGTCCGGCAGAAAACCGAGGCGCAGAAGTTTCAGGAGAGCCGGGACCATGCCTTTCGGGTTTTGGCGGACTACTTCCATCTTCTCCGCAAGTGGGAAATGGGCTACACACCCAAAACACCGGAGGAACCCATGCACCCCCGTTTTTTGGAGGCGGTGCAGCAAAAGGATTATATCGGCTATCTGCTGGATTCTTTTCTGGAGGACAGCCCGGAGGAACAAAAGCTGTGGATCGCTGAACATCAATCAACAATCGCCAATTTGGAAAGGAGAGTGAACATCATGGCTGATAAGCCCACCAACCGGGAACGGTTGCAGGAGATCACGGCGGGCATTGAACAGGGTATCAAGGAACTGTTTGAGAGCGAAAAGTATATGCGCTACCTGTCCGTCATGTCCAAGTTCCACCGTTATTCGGTCAACAACACCATGCTCATCTATATGCAGAAGCCAGAAGCTACCCTGGTGGCCGGGTTCAACAAGTGGAAAAACCAGTTTGCACGCCATGTGAAAAAGGGTGAGCATGGCATCACCATCATCGCCCCCACGCCCTACAAAAAGAAAATCGAGGAAATGAAGCGGGACCCGGACACCCATGCCCCCATTCTGGATGCAGACGGCAAGGCGGTCATGGAGGAAAAGGAAATCGAGATTCCCATGTTTCGCCCGGTCAAGGTGTTTGATGTAAGCCAGACCGATGGCAAGCCCCTGCCGGAGCTGGCCTCCAGCCTTTCGGGGACTGTACCGCACTATGAAGCGTTTCTGGAAGCCCTGCGGCGCTCTGCTCCGGTCCCCATCGAGTTTGAGGCGATGGCCGCCAACATGGACGGCTATTTTTCCCCCGACCAGCAGCGCATCGCCATCCGGGAAGGCATGAGCGAGGTGCAGACCGTTTCCGCCACTGTCCATGAAATTGCACACAGCAAGCTCCATAATCAAAAAGAGGTACAGCTTCCCTATGATGAGGAATATCAGGAAGTTGAGTTATTTGAGAAGCCCGCCCTGTTTTCCAACGGGCGTATTTCCCGTGATGATCTGCCCGAAGGCGTTTATTGCTATGACCTGCGCGGTTCGGATGAAGACCCCGGAGATCCGGTTTCCGTGGAGAATCGAGTTGTTGTAAACCATGTAGGTTCTGTCATTTTAGTCACCCCATTGGAGCTGCCCGAAAGCGGATACCTGCCGCTGACAGAAGAAAACGGCTTGAATTTTAACGGCGGCTTTTCTACCCTTGCCCAATTTTTGCAGGAGCAGAAAAAAGACCGCCGCACAGAGGAAGTGGAAGCGGAAAGCATTTCCTATGCGGTCTGCCAGTATTTTGGCATCCAGACCGGGGAAAACAGCTTCGGTTACATCGCTTCCTGGTCCAAGGGCAAGGAGCTGAAAGAATTACGGGCCAGTCTGGAGACCATCAACAAGACTTCCTGTGAGCTGATTAACGACATTGAGCGCCACTATAAGGAAATCTGTAAGGATCGCGGCATTGACCTGACCGCCAAACAGGAGCCGGAACAGGCGGATATACCGCAGGAAGCCCTGTTTCTTCTGAACGATGCCACCTATCTGCACATTCAGCCGTGCGATACCGGCTGGGACTATACCCTCTATGACAAGGAAACCATGAAAGAACTGGACGGCGGCCAGCTGGATGCCCCGGAACTGTCCCGTTCCGCCGCTGTCCGGCAGATTTGCGAGGGGCTGGAACTGGAAAATCCGTCGATTCAGGATGCCCCGCTGTCTATGATTGCGACCTTGCAGGATGCAGCCTGTCAGCAGATGCAGGAACAGGTCAGCCAGCAGACCGCAGAAGCAACCGCCACCCAGCTGCCGGATGCTCAGGAGCAGGCATTGGACGAGTACCCCATGCCCGACAGCGAGGTATCTGTTTCGGATATGCAGGAATACGGCTATCTTTCTGATGGGATGCTGCCCGTCACCAGAGAACGGGCGCTGGAACTGGACGCTGCCGGTCTGACCGTCTATGTTCTCCATGAAGATAACACGGAAAGCATGGTGTTTGACACCGAGGAAATCATGGAGCATGGCGGGCTTTTCGGCGTGGAACACGAGGAATGGGAGCAAAGTCCACAATTCCATGAAAAGGTGCTGGAACGGCAGGACCGGCAGCTGGAACGGGAGCAGGCGTTTTTCTCCCATGAGGGCAGCTGCTTTGCCATTTATCAGGTGAACCGGGACGATCCGCAGAATGTGCGGTTTATGAATCTGGACTGGCTGCAATCGCACAATCTGGCCGTGGATCGAAACAATTATGACTTAATCTACACCGCCCCGCTGAACGGTTCCGGCAGCACTATGGAGCAGCTGGAAACGCTGTATAAACAGTTCAACCTGCAAAAGCCGGTAGATTTTCACAGCCCTTCCCTGAGCGTCAGCGACATCGTTGCCATCAAGCAGGACGGTAAGGTATCCTGTCATTACTGCGACAGCGTTGGTTTCACCGAGATTCCCGGATTTCTGCCGGACAATCCGCTGAAAAATGCGGAAATGATGCTGGAGGATGACTACGGTATGATCGACGGCATCATCAACAACGGCCCAAAAGAGCCGACCGTGGCGCAGCTGGAACAGCAGGCCCGCAGCGGTCAGCCTATTTCTCTTATGGATTTGGCTGCCGCCCATCGAGAGGAACGGGACAAGAAAAAGTCCGTCATGGAGCAGCTGAAAAGCCAGCCCCGGACGGAACACAAAAAGACAGCGCCTAAAAAGAGCGCGGAAAGGGAGCTTTGA
- a CDS encoding transposon-transfer assisting family protein: MGNFTFEEMNLMCIYNTGSRTGLMEALTEMRGELSPEETELRELTDSALMKLQAMSDAEFAQLELYPDFDE; encoded by the coding sequence ATGGGAAACTTTACTTTTGAAGAAATGAACCTGATGTGCATTTACAACACCGGCAGCCGCACCGGGCTGATGGAGGCTCTGACCGAGATGCGCGGCGAACTTTCGCCGGAGGAAACGGAACTGCGAGAATTGACGGACAGCGCCCTGATGAAGCTCCAGGCTATGAGCGATGCCGAGTTTGCCCAGCTGGAACTGTACCCGGATTTTGATGAATAA